From the genome of Pungitius pungitius chromosome 21, fPunPun2.1, whole genome shotgun sequence, one region includes:
- the si:ch211-183d21.1 gene encoding uncharacterized protein si:ch211-183d21.1 isoform X1, translated as MSWACVACLGLLAAAVSGDPCLIISEINADNPRLDTTEFVELYHTGGQRASLDGYTLVFYNGNGNVAYKALDLKGHSTDDRGFFLVGSVDMLPKPAILLPPNTVQNGPDAVVLYHTSAARYGERMNVTSLGMVDAVVYMTRRTGGAEFLAETLTPGEPAFVEDEAALEGDESIERCLLSEDRWGFQVSSPSPGQRNNCTPPAAPATIPVITELKLGAGLVDGFVELTEAPGAGPLALVVLDGRTDRVSVSVDVDAGASRHGLISVSVAKDYMKGDESGAVAVYGGRASDFPAGSQLSHIQPLDAFVFAGPGNKPSANLTETLIPGREPYQLSNSLREGGFYLSRCGVATWARDPGVFWEAPQTPAQPNQCPWPKICPHSNVTPGGTDSPSHLPPWGNSDFLINELNTDTPGAAEDGEYIELWHPSGRRVSLQGVWILLFSAHNNRPYREISLSGHFTTSKGYFLLGSDRLVPAPSLRLPPNTIQNGPDAVALYRSPYGPPSAAHRGIPTLGLLDAVVYRQRGSDREAQELSKALTPGQLPLLEDPEVLAGDEALSRCRGLYPYDLSAFSVAPTTPLRENSCPRPPPAPEGVVIGEVASGHWTNDSQQRSFVELHGPPAADLRGLVLSVFDQEHSGTAIALPLTGSVDQDGFYVVGNVTGADQTLPEGVVFPARGAVVLCYDLFSVCRAGTALTNSSLRDVLVFSENQQLLSSLSAARGRQVLPAARSVKDGPVSLSRCSCCEVRSPSSWTSSSPTPRGTNLCPSAAFSSHIDLCLGPLSSDWQEPLADCSGLIQGRKVVEVADYLERRCHCGISALYLQGANFSCVSGWLRVRGDIQALSDHQKALIVQTSSAKPSPAQGDACSAPTTDRYTSTASALGLQIGLIVAVLLLLALGAALFTYFYRRRRPQDYCTMELSEHAEGLSDL; from the exons ATGAGTTGGGCCTGCGTGGCTTGCCTCGGCCTGCTGGCGGCGGCGGTCAGCGGCGACCCCTGCCTCATCATCAGCGAGATCAACGCCGACAACCCGCGGCTGGACACCACGGAGTTCGTGGAGCTGTACCACACCGGCGGGCAGCGGGCGTCCCTGGACGGCTACACCCTGGTCTTCTACAACGGCAACGGCAACGTGGCCTACAAGGCGCTGGACCTCAAGGGCCACAGCACGGACGACCGGGGCTTCTTCCTGGTGGGCTCCGTGGACATGCTGCCCAAACCGGCCATCCTGCTGCCCCCCAACACGGTCCAGAACGGCCCGGACGCCGTCGTCCTCTACCACACGTCGGCCGCCCGCTACGGCGAGCGGATGAACGTCACGTCGCTGGGGATGGTGGACGCCGTGGTGTACATGACCCGCCGCACCGGCGGCGCCGAGTTCCTCGCCGAGACGCTGACGCCGGGGGAGCCGGCCTTCGTCGAGGACGAGGCGGCCCTGGAGGGGGACGAGTCGATCGAGCGGTGCCTGCTGTCCGAGGACCGCTGGGGCTTCCAGGTGTCCTCGCCCTCGCCGGGTCAGAGGAACAACTGCACGCCGCCCGCCGCCCCGGCGACCATTCCCGTCATCACCGAGCTGAAGCTGGGGGCCGGGCTGGTGGACGGGTTCGTGGAGCTGACGGAGGCCCCGGGCGCCGGCCCCCTGGCGCTGGTGGTGTTGGACGGAAGGACGGACCGGGTCAGCGTGAGCGTGGACGTGGACGCCGGCGCCTCCCGCCACGGGTTGATCTCCGTGAGCGTCGCGAAGGACTACATGAAAG GAGACGAGTCGGGGGCGGTGGCCGTGTACGGTGGCAGAGCCTCAGATTTCCCCGCGGGCAGCCAACTGAGCCACATACAGCCTCTCGATGCCTTCGTGTTCGCTGGACCCGGAAACAAGCCCAGCGCCAACCTCACTGAGACCCTCATCCCGGGCAGAGAGCCCTACCAGCTCAGCAACAG CTTGAGAGAGGGAGGCTTCTACCTGAGTCGCTGCGGCGTGGCCACCTGGGCCAGAGATCCTGGTGTGTTCTGGGAGGCCCCTCAAACCCCTGCACAGCCCAACCAGTGCCCCTGGCCTAAGATCTGCCCGCACAGTAATG TGACTCCGGGAGGAACCGATTCACCCTCTCACCTCCCGCCCTGGGGCAACAGCGACTTCCTGATCAATGAGCTCAACACCGACACGCCCGGCGCAGCCGAGGACGGCGAGTACATCGAGCTCTGGCACCCGTCGGGGCGCCGCGTCTCCCTGCAGGGCGTCTGGATACTGCTGTTCAGTGCGCACAACAACAGGCCCTACAGGGAGATCAGCCTGAGCGGCCACTTCACCACGTCCAAGGGCTACTTCCTGCTGGGCAGCGACAGGTTGGTGCCCGCCCCGTCCCTCCGCCTGCCCCCCAACACCATCCAGAACGGACCGGACGCCGTGGCGCTCTATCGCAGCCCGTACGGGCCGCCGTCAGCCGCGCACAGGGGGATCCCGACCCTCGGCCTGCTGGATGCAGTGGTGTACCGCCAGAGGGGGTCGGACAGGGAGGCGCAGGAGCTGAGCAAAGCGCTGACCCCGGGTCAGCtgcctctgctggaggatccaGAGGTTCTGGCCGGTGACGAGGCCCTGAGCCGCTGCAGGGGCCTTTACCCCTACGACCTGTCTGCCTTTTCA GTGGCTCCGACCACACCTCTGAGGGAGAACAGCTGCCCTcgcccccctccagcccccgaGGGCGTGGTCATCGGCGAGGTGGCGAGCGGCCACTGGACCAATGACAGCCAGCAGAGGTCCTTCGTGGAGCTGCACGGGCCCCCGGCGGCGGACCTGCGCGGCCTGGTGCTCTCCGTGTTCGACCAGGAGCACAGCGGCACCGCCATCGCTCTTCCTCTGACCGGATCCGTGGACCAGGACGGGTTCTACGTCGTTGGAAACGTCACCGGAGCAG ATCAGACTCTCCCGGAGGGCGTCGTGTTCCCGGCACGAGGAGCCGTGGTCCTCTGCTACGACCTGTTCAGCGTCTGTAGGGCCGGCACCGCCCTGACCAACTCCAGTCTCAGGGACGTGCTGGTGTTCAGCGAAAACCAgcagctgctctcctctctgtccGCCGCCAGGGGGAGACAAGTCCTTCCGGCTGCCAG GTCGGTGAAAGATGGTCCCGTTTCACTGAGCCGGTGTTCCTGCTGCGAGGTGAGGAGCCCCTCCTCCTGGACAAGCTCTTCGCCCACACCGCGGGGCACCAACCTCTGTCCGAGCGCCGCCTTCTCAAGTCACATCGACCTATGCCTGGGACCCCTGTCCAGTGACTGGCAGGAGCCGTTGGCAG ACTGCAGTGGTCTGATCCAGGGACGGAAGGTTGTGGAGGTGGCTGATTACCTGGAGCGGCGGTGTCACTGTGGTATTTCTGCTTTGTATCTCCAAG GGGCCAACTTTTCCTGTGTGTCCGGGTGGCTCCGAGTGCGGGGCGACATCCAGGCGCTGTCGGACCATCAGAAGGCCCTCATCGTCCAGACCTCGAGCGCGAAGCCCTCGCCTGCGCAGGGGGACGCCTGCTCCGCTCCGACCACGGACCGCTACACCAGCACAG CGTCTGCCCTGGGCTTACAGATAGGCCTCATCGTAGCGGTGCTCCTGCTGCTAGCACTGGGAGCTGCTCTCTTCACATACTTCTACAGGAGGAG GCGCCCTCAGGACTACTGCACCATGGAGCTGAGCGAACATGCGGAGGGGCTGAGCGATCTATAA
- the si:ch211-183d21.1 gene encoding uncharacterized protein si:ch211-183d21.1 isoform X2: MSWACVACLGLLAAAVSGDPCLIISEINADNPRLDTTEFVELYHTGGQRASLDGYTLVFYNGNGNVAYKALDLKGHSTDDRGFFLVGSVDMLPKPAILLPPNTVQNGPDAVVLYHTSAARYGERMNVTSLGMVDAVVYMTRRTGGAEFLAETLTPGEPAFVEDEAALEGDESIERCLLSEDRWGFQVSSPSPGQRNNCTPPAAPATIPVITELKLGAGLVDGFVELTEAPGAGPLALVVLDGRTDRVSVSVDVDAGASRHGLISVSVAKDYMKDESGAVAVYGGRASDFPAGSQLSHIQPLDAFVFAGPGNKPSANLTETLIPGREPYQLSNSLREGGFYLSRCGVATWARDPGVFWEAPQTPAQPNQCPWPKICPHSNVTPGGTDSPSHLPPWGNSDFLINELNTDTPGAAEDGEYIELWHPSGRRVSLQGVWILLFSAHNNRPYREISLSGHFTTSKGYFLLGSDRLVPAPSLRLPPNTIQNGPDAVALYRSPYGPPSAAHRGIPTLGLLDAVVYRQRGSDREAQELSKALTPGQLPLLEDPEVLAGDEALSRCRGLYPYDLSAFSVAPTTPLRENSCPRPPPAPEGVVIGEVASGHWTNDSQQRSFVELHGPPAADLRGLVLSVFDQEHSGTAIALPLTGSVDQDGFYVVGNVTGADQTLPEGVVFPARGAVVLCYDLFSVCRAGTALTNSSLRDVLVFSENQQLLSSLSAARGRQVLPAARSVKDGPVSLSRCSCCEVRSPSSWTSSSPTPRGTNLCPSAAFSSHIDLCLGPLSSDWQEPLADCSGLIQGRKVVEVADYLERRCHCGISALYLQGANFSCVSGWLRVRGDIQALSDHQKALIVQTSSAKPSPAQGDACSAPTTDRYTSTASALGLQIGLIVAVLLLLALGAALFTYFYRRRRPQDYCTMELSEHAEGLSDL; the protein is encoded by the exons ATGAGTTGGGCCTGCGTGGCTTGCCTCGGCCTGCTGGCGGCGGCGGTCAGCGGCGACCCCTGCCTCATCATCAGCGAGATCAACGCCGACAACCCGCGGCTGGACACCACGGAGTTCGTGGAGCTGTACCACACCGGCGGGCAGCGGGCGTCCCTGGACGGCTACACCCTGGTCTTCTACAACGGCAACGGCAACGTGGCCTACAAGGCGCTGGACCTCAAGGGCCACAGCACGGACGACCGGGGCTTCTTCCTGGTGGGCTCCGTGGACATGCTGCCCAAACCGGCCATCCTGCTGCCCCCCAACACGGTCCAGAACGGCCCGGACGCCGTCGTCCTCTACCACACGTCGGCCGCCCGCTACGGCGAGCGGATGAACGTCACGTCGCTGGGGATGGTGGACGCCGTGGTGTACATGACCCGCCGCACCGGCGGCGCCGAGTTCCTCGCCGAGACGCTGACGCCGGGGGAGCCGGCCTTCGTCGAGGACGAGGCGGCCCTGGAGGGGGACGAGTCGATCGAGCGGTGCCTGCTGTCCGAGGACCGCTGGGGCTTCCAGGTGTCCTCGCCCTCGCCGGGTCAGAGGAACAACTGCACGCCGCCCGCCGCCCCGGCGACCATTCCCGTCATCACCGAGCTGAAGCTGGGGGCCGGGCTGGTGGACGGGTTCGTGGAGCTGACGGAGGCCCCGGGCGCCGGCCCCCTGGCGCTGGTGGTGTTGGACGGAAGGACGGACCGGGTCAGCGTGAGCGTGGACGTGGACGCCGGCGCCTCCCGCCACGGGTTGATCTCCGTGAGCGTCGCGAAGGACTACATGAAAG ACGAGTCGGGGGCGGTGGCCGTGTACGGTGGCAGAGCCTCAGATTTCCCCGCGGGCAGCCAACTGAGCCACATACAGCCTCTCGATGCCTTCGTGTTCGCTGGACCCGGAAACAAGCCCAGCGCCAACCTCACTGAGACCCTCATCCCGGGCAGAGAGCCCTACCAGCTCAGCAACAG CTTGAGAGAGGGAGGCTTCTACCTGAGTCGCTGCGGCGTGGCCACCTGGGCCAGAGATCCTGGTGTGTTCTGGGAGGCCCCTCAAACCCCTGCACAGCCCAACCAGTGCCCCTGGCCTAAGATCTGCCCGCACAGTAATG TGACTCCGGGAGGAACCGATTCACCCTCTCACCTCCCGCCCTGGGGCAACAGCGACTTCCTGATCAATGAGCTCAACACCGACACGCCCGGCGCAGCCGAGGACGGCGAGTACATCGAGCTCTGGCACCCGTCGGGGCGCCGCGTCTCCCTGCAGGGCGTCTGGATACTGCTGTTCAGTGCGCACAACAACAGGCCCTACAGGGAGATCAGCCTGAGCGGCCACTTCACCACGTCCAAGGGCTACTTCCTGCTGGGCAGCGACAGGTTGGTGCCCGCCCCGTCCCTCCGCCTGCCCCCCAACACCATCCAGAACGGACCGGACGCCGTGGCGCTCTATCGCAGCCCGTACGGGCCGCCGTCAGCCGCGCACAGGGGGATCCCGACCCTCGGCCTGCTGGATGCAGTGGTGTACCGCCAGAGGGGGTCGGACAGGGAGGCGCAGGAGCTGAGCAAAGCGCTGACCCCGGGTCAGCtgcctctgctggaggatccaGAGGTTCTGGCCGGTGACGAGGCCCTGAGCCGCTGCAGGGGCCTTTACCCCTACGACCTGTCTGCCTTTTCA GTGGCTCCGACCACACCTCTGAGGGAGAACAGCTGCCCTcgcccccctccagcccccgaGGGCGTGGTCATCGGCGAGGTGGCGAGCGGCCACTGGACCAATGACAGCCAGCAGAGGTCCTTCGTGGAGCTGCACGGGCCCCCGGCGGCGGACCTGCGCGGCCTGGTGCTCTCCGTGTTCGACCAGGAGCACAGCGGCACCGCCATCGCTCTTCCTCTGACCGGATCCGTGGACCAGGACGGGTTCTACGTCGTTGGAAACGTCACCGGAGCAG ATCAGACTCTCCCGGAGGGCGTCGTGTTCCCGGCACGAGGAGCCGTGGTCCTCTGCTACGACCTGTTCAGCGTCTGTAGGGCCGGCACCGCCCTGACCAACTCCAGTCTCAGGGACGTGCTGGTGTTCAGCGAAAACCAgcagctgctctcctctctgtccGCCGCCAGGGGGAGACAAGTCCTTCCGGCTGCCAG GTCGGTGAAAGATGGTCCCGTTTCACTGAGCCGGTGTTCCTGCTGCGAGGTGAGGAGCCCCTCCTCCTGGACAAGCTCTTCGCCCACACCGCGGGGCACCAACCTCTGTCCGAGCGCCGCCTTCTCAAGTCACATCGACCTATGCCTGGGACCCCTGTCCAGTGACTGGCAGGAGCCGTTGGCAG ACTGCAGTGGTCTGATCCAGGGACGGAAGGTTGTGGAGGTGGCTGATTACCTGGAGCGGCGGTGTCACTGTGGTATTTCTGCTTTGTATCTCCAAG GGGCCAACTTTTCCTGTGTGTCCGGGTGGCTCCGAGTGCGGGGCGACATCCAGGCGCTGTCGGACCATCAGAAGGCCCTCATCGTCCAGACCTCGAGCGCGAAGCCCTCGCCTGCGCAGGGGGACGCCTGCTCCGCTCCGACCACGGACCGCTACACCAGCACAG CGTCTGCCCTGGGCTTACAGATAGGCCTCATCGTAGCGGTGCTCCTGCTGCTAGCACTGGGAGCTGCTCTCTTCACATACTTCTACAGGAGGAG GCGCCCTCAGGACTACTGCACCATGGAGCTGAGCGAACATGCGGAGGGGCTGAGCGATCTATAA